A single Cottoperca gobio chromosome 3, fCotGob3.1, whole genome shotgun sequence DNA region contains:
- the LOC115025818 gene encoding semaphorin-4B-like isoform X2 produces the protein MWTLVATVHCLLAAALLLASCLQSLMATEDDVTPRISFSYNAKERSAKRFSVDGVFNYTSLLLSQEDDMLYVGAREALFALSLSDISKTKLQKNLTWGTPAGKREECSFKGKNLETDCFNYIKILLRLNSTHLYVCGTYAFSPICAYINTSTFTLERDEVGEVVMEDGRSRCPFNPEYKSTAIIVDGELYTGTVSNFQGNEPVIYKSLGRGTALKTENSLKWLQDPVFVGSAYIEESQPIGNPVGDDDKIYFFFSEAGKEFDFFDNTIVSRIARVCKGDKGGERVLQKKWTTFLKAQLLCSLPDDGFPFNIIQDMFVLKPMGDSWESTVFYGVFTSQWYKGASGSSAVCAFTMAQVERAFSGRYREVNRETQQWYTYNHPVPEPRPGACVTNHARQMGIQSSLHMPDKVLNFVKDHFLMDSVIRSAPLLLKRSVRYTQIAVHKIQGMERAYDVLFIGTDDGKLHKAINANDKMHIIEEMILFPEPQPVQHIELDPQRGLLFVSSNSGLVEVPVANCSNYLSCGECVLSRDPYCAWTGRLCRDVRMAPPDSHWQQDVEEADTSAICNRTFPSPRSAKPASSRVSQCQLLTLPINTFKVLPCKRRSNLAQRRWHYSDTASQFLYATPEGNLVVVAQADRTETYECWSEEEGFRQLLANYCVRAEPRHESTTLIGHSRTPHIEREETIILPGESRSQQVHAKTYWNELIVVCALLAFSLVVFSLFVIYRNRDHMKSMLKQGECPNMQQKKPRIVGKPAESLPLNGNTIPVSTSDHKGYQTLNDNYICSTPTHESSPDNSKSFSESSDRRPLNVKESHVEYSPTCPRPRVRLGSEIKDSIV, from the exons ATGTGGACATTAGTTGCGACTGTCCACTGTCTTCTGGCTGCTGCTCTGCTATTGGCTAGCTGCCTCCAATCACTGATGGCCACTGAGGATGATGTCACACCGCGTATCAGTTTCTCCTACA ATGCGAAGGAGAGGTCGGCCAAGAGATTCTCTGTGGACGGCGTCTTCAATTACACTTCCTTGCTGCTCAGCCAGGAGGACGACATGCTCTACGTCGGAGCCAGGGAGGCGCTGTTTGCCCTCAGCCTCTCGGACATCAGCAAGACCAAACTCCAGAAGaac cTGACGTGGGGCACTCCTgctggaaagagagaggaatgCAGCTTCAAAGGGAAGAACCTGGAG ACTGATTGCTTCAATTACATCAAAATCCTCCTGCGGCTGAATAGCACTCATCTCTATGTGTGTGGCACTTACGCCTTCAGTCCTATTTGTGCCTATATA AACACTTCAACATTCACACTGGAGAGAGACGAAGTGGGCGAGGTCGTGATGGAAGACGGGCGCAGCCGCTGCCCCTTTAATCCCGAGTACAAATCCACGGCCATCATTGTCG atgGCGAATTGTACACGGGTACTGTCAGTAACTTCCAAGGGAACGAGCCGGTTATTTACAAGAGTTTGGGTCGGGGAACTGCTCTGAAGACGGAAAACTCTTTAAAATGGCTGCAAG ATCCGGTCTTTGTCGGCTCGGCTTACATCGAGGAGAGTCAGCCAATAGGCAACCCCGTGGGAGACGACGACAAGATTTACTTCTTCTTCAGCGAGGCGGGGAAAGAATTCGACTTCTTTGACAACACCATTGTGTCGAGGATCGCTCGCGTGTGTAAG GGGGATAAAGGCGGCGAGCGGGTGCTGCAGAAGAAATGGACGACCTTCCTGAAGGCCCAGCTCCTGTGTTCCCTCCCTGATGACGGCTTCCCCTTCAACATCATCCAGGACATGTTTGTCCTGAAGCCCATGGGAGACAGCTGGGAGAGCACCGTCTTCTATGGCGTCTTCACCTCCCAGTG GTATAAAGGAGCATCAGGCAGCTCAGCGGTGTGCGCGTTCACCATGGCACAGGTGGAAAGAGCCTTCAGTGGGCGTTACCGAGAGGTCAACCGGGAGACACAGCAGTGGTACACCTACAACCACCCAGTGCCAGAGCCACGACCCGGGGCG TGCGTGACCAACCATGCGAGGCAAATGGGTATCCAGTCGTCCTTGCACATGCCCGATAAAGTGCTCAACTTTGTCAAGGACCATTTCCTGATGGACAGCGTGATCCGCAGCGCTCCCCTGCTGCTGAAGCGCAGCGTTCGCTACACGCAGATCGCCGTGCACAAGATCCAAGGCATGGAGAGGGCCTACGACGTGCTCTTCATCGGAACAG ATGACGGAAAGCTCCATAAGGCCATCAACGCCAACGATAAGATGCACATCATCGAGGAGATGATTCTGTTCCCCGAGCCTCAGCCCGTGCAGCACATCGAACTCGATCCTCAGAGG GGTCTGCTGTTTGTGTCGTCCAACTCTGGGCTGGTGGAGGTTCCTGTGGCCAACTGCTCCAATTACCTGAgctgtggagagtgtgtgttgtcCAGGGACCCTTACTGCGCCTGGACCGGGCGACTGTGTCGGGACGTCAGGATGGCTCCACCTGACAG TCACTGGCAGCAAGACGTGGAGGAGGCCGATACATCAGCAATTTGTAACCGGACGTTTCCCAGCCCCCGATCTGCCAAACCAGCATCTTCTC GTGTCTCCCAATGCCAGCTCCTCACACTCCCAATCAACACGTTCAAAGTCCTGCCCTGTAAACGGCGGTCCAACCTGGCACAGAGGAGGTGGCATTACAGTGACACCGCCAGCCAGTTCCTTTACGCTACTCCAGAGGGAAACCTGGTGGTGGTGGCACAGGCCGACAGGACGGAGACCTACGAGTGCTGGTCAGAGGAGGAGGGTTTTCGTCAGCTGTTGGCCAACTACTGCGTGAGGGCGGAGCCCCGCCACGAAAGCACCACTCTGATTGGTCACTCGCGCACACCGCACATTGAGCGAGAGGAGACCATCATCCTGCCCGGAGAGTCTCGTTCTCAGCAGGTCCACGCGAAGACGTACTGGAACGAGCTGATCGTGGTGTGCGCCCTGCTGGCGTTCTCCCTCGTGGTGTTCTCCCTGTTCGTCATCTACAGGAACCGAGATCATATGAAGTCCATGCTGAAGCAGGGCGAGTGCCCTAACATGCAGCAGAAGAAGCCGAGGATTGTGGGAAAGCCTGCTGAGAGCTTACCCCTAAACGGTAACACCATCCCCGTGTCCACTTCTGATCACAAGGGCTACCAGACGTTAAATGACAACTACATCTGCAGCACGCCCACCCACGAGTCCTCGCCAGACAACAGCAAGAGCTTCTCCGAGTCCTCCGACAGGCGGCCGCTTAACGTGAAGGAGAGCCACGTGGAATACTCCCCAACCTGCCCGCGGCCCAGAGTGAGGCTAGGCTCGGAGATCAAAGACTCTATCGTATGA
- the LOC115025818 gene encoding semaphorin-4B-like isoform X1 — MWTLVATVHCLLAAALLLASCLQSLMATEDDVTPRISFSYNAKERSAKRFSVDGVFNYTSLLLSQEDDMLYVGAREALFALSLSDISKTKLQKNGFLFFHLQLTWGTPAGKREECSFKGKNLETDCFNYIKILLRLNSTHLYVCGTYAFSPICAYINTSTFTLERDEVGEVVMEDGRSRCPFNPEYKSTAIIVDGELYTGTVSNFQGNEPVIYKSLGRGTALKTENSLKWLQDPVFVGSAYIEESQPIGNPVGDDDKIYFFFSEAGKEFDFFDNTIVSRIARVCKGDKGGERVLQKKWTTFLKAQLLCSLPDDGFPFNIIQDMFVLKPMGDSWESTVFYGVFTSQWYKGASGSSAVCAFTMAQVERAFSGRYREVNRETQQWYTYNHPVPEPRPGACVTNHARQMGIQSSLHMPDKVLNFVKDHFLMDSVIRSAPLLLKRSVRYTQIAVHKIQGMERAYDVLFIGTDDGKLHKAINANDKMHIIEEMILFPEPQPVQHIELDPQRGLLFVSSNSGLVEVPVANCSNYLSCGECVLSRDPYCAWTGRLCRDVRMAPPDSHWQQDVEEADTSAICNRTFPSPRSAKPASSRVSQCQLLTLPINTFKVLPCKRRSNLAQRRWHYSDTASQFLYATPEGNLVVVAQADRTETYECWSEEEGFRQLLANYCVRAEPRHESTTLIGHSRTPHIEREETIILPGESRSQQVHAKTYWNELIVVCALLAFSLVVFSLFVIYRNRDHMKSMLKQGECPNMQQKKPRIVGKPAESLPLNGNTIPVSTSDHKGYQTLNDNYICSTPTHESSPDNSKSFSESSDRRPLNVKESHVEYSPTCPRPRVRLGSEIKDSIV, encoded by the exons ATGTGGACATTAGTTGCGACTGTCCACTGTCTTCTGGCTGCTGCTCTGCTATTGGCTAGCTGCCTCCAATCACTGATGGCCACTGAGGATGATGTCACACCGCGTATCAGTTTCTCCTACA ATGCGAAGGAGAGGTCGGCCAAGAGATTCTCTGTGGACGGCGTCTTCAATTACACTTCCTTGCTGCTCAGCCAGGAGGACGACATGCTCTACGTCGGAGCCAGGGAGGCGCTGTTTGCCCTCAGCCTCTCGGACATCAGCAAGACCAAACTCCAGAAGaac GGTTTCctcttctttcatcttcagcTGACGTGGGGCACTCCTgctggaaagagagaggaatgCAGCTTCAAAGGGAAGAACCTGGAG ACTGATTGCTTCAATTACATCAAAATCCTCCTGCGGCTGAATAGCACTCATCTCTATGTGTGTGGCACTTACGCCTTCAGTCCTATTTGTGCCTATATA AACACTTCAACATTCACACTGGAGAGAGACGAAGTGGGCGAGGTCGTGATGGAAGACGGGCGCAGCCGCTGCCCCTTTAATCCCGAGTACAAATCCACGGCCATCATTGTCG atgGCGAATTGTACACGGGTACTGTCAGTAACTTCCAAGGGAACGAGCCGGTTATTTACAAGAGTTTGGGTCGGGGAACTGCTCTGAAGACGGAAAACTCTTTAAAATGGCTGCAAG ATCCGGTCTTTGTCGGCTCGGCTTACATCGAGGAGAGTCAGCCAATAGGCAACCCCGTGGGAGACGACGACAAGATTTACTTCTTCTTCAGCGAGGCGGGGAAAGAATTCGACTTCTTTGACAACACCATTGTGTCGAGGATCGCTCGCGTGTGTAAG GGGGATAAAGGCGGCGAGCGGGTGCTGCAGAAGAAATGGACGACCTTCCTGAAGGCCCAGCTCCTGTGTTCCCTCCCTGATGACGGCTTCCCCTTCAACATCATCCAGGACATGTTTGTCCTGAAGCCCATGGGAGACAGCTGGGAGAGCACCGTCTTCTATGGCGTCTTCACCTCCCAGTG GTATAAAGGAGCATCAGGCAGCTCAGCGGTGTGCGCGTTCACCATGGCACAGGTGGAAAGAGCCTTCAGTGGGCGTTACCGAGAGGTCAACCGGGAGACACAGCAGTGGTACACCTACAACCACCCAGTGCCAGAGCCACGACCCGGGGCG TGCGTGACCAACCATGCGAGGCAAATGGGTATCCAGTCGTCCTTGCACATGCCCGATAAAGTGCTCAACTTTGTCAAGGACCATTTCCTGATGGACAGCGTGATCCGCAGCGCTCCCCTGCTGCTGAAGCGCAGCGTTCGCTACACGCAGATCGCCGTGCACAAGATCCAAGGCATGGAGAGGGCCTACGACGTGCTCTTCATCGGAACAG ATGACGGAAAGCTCCATAAGGCCATCAACGCCAACGATAAGATGCACATCATCGAGGAGATGATTCTGTTCCCCGAGCCTCAGCCCGTGCAGCACATCGAACTCGATCCTCAGAGG GGTCTGCTGTTTGTGTCGTCCAACTCTGGGCTGGTGGAGGTTCCTGTGGCCAACTGCTCCAATTACCTGAgctgtggagagtgtgtgttgtcCAGGGACCCTTACTGCGCCTGGACCGGGCGACTGTGTCGGGACGTCAGGATGGCTCCACCTGACAG TCACTGGCAGCAAGACGTGGAGGAGGCCGATACATCAGCAATTTGTAACCGGACGTTTCCCAGCCCCCGATCTGCCAAACCAGCATCTTCTC GTGTCTCCCAATGCCAGCTCCTCACACTCCCAATCAACACGTTCAAAGTCCTGCCCTGTAAACGGCGGTCCAACCTGGCACAGAGGAGGTGGCATTACAGTGACACCGCCAGCCAGTTCCTTTACGCTACTCCAGAGGGAAACCTGGTGGTGGTGGCACAGGCCGACAGGACGGAGACCTACGAGTGCTGGTCAGAGGAGGAGGGTTTTCGTCAGCTGTTGGCCAACTACTGCGTGAGGGCGGAGCCCCGCCACGAAAGCACCACTCTGATTGGTCACTCGCGCACACCGCACATTGAGCGAGAGGAGACCATCATCCTGCCCGGAGAGTCTCGTTCTCAGCAGGTCCACGCGAAGACGTACTGGAACGAGCTGATCGTGGTGTGCGCCCTGCTGGCGTTCTCCCTCGTGGTGTTCTCCCTGTTCGTCATCTACAGGAACCGAGATCATATGAAGTCCATGCTGAAGCAGGGCGAGTGCCCTAACATGCAGCAGAAGAAGCCGAGGATTGTGGGAAAGCCTGCTGAGAGCTTACCCCTAAACGGTAACACCATCCCCGTGTCCACTTCTGATCACAAGGGCTACCAGACGTTAAATGACAACTACATCTGCAGCACGCCCACCCACGAGTCCTCGCCAGACAACAGCAAGAGCTTCTCCGAGTCCTCCGACAGGCGGCCGCTTAACGTGAAGGAGAGCCACGTGGAATACTCCCCAACCTGCCCGCGGCCCAGAGTGAGGCTAGGCTCGGAGATCAAAGACTCTATCGTATGA